The DNA segment TGTCACATCAATATATGAAATTGTCATAAACGGCCTTAACGAAAAGGTGATATCAGAAGCCATGAGAAAAGGGATTCTTGCGGCAGTCAGGGAGAAAGGAGTAATGTACATAAGCGCCGGCAACTATGAGGGAAAACTCGGCACGAGCAACTTCCACCTTCATGAGATTTTAAAGGATTTCTCGTGAGAAATATTCAAAAATAACCCTGAATAAACAAAAATCAGATATAAGAAAAATTATTCTTTGTAAAGGCTTACGACTTCGCCGATTACAATTATCGCCGGAGCTTTCACGCCTTTTTTTTGTGCAGTTTCTGCTATATTTTCAAGTGTTCCTGTTGTAACCCTCTGATCAGGCCTTAGCCCTCTCTCGATTATTGCAACGGGCTTGTCTTTTTTCATCCCGTTTTCAATAAGCGCTTTTGCAATATTCGGCAGGTTTTTGACTCCCATAAGGATGACGATTGTCCCCGGAGACCCTGCAAGCCATTCCCAGTTTATGGCAGAGTCTTTCTTTGAAGGGTCTTCGTGACCTGTAAGAAACGTTACCTGCGATGCAAATTTCCTGTGAGTTACGGGAATTCCGACGCATTCCGGGACAGCTATTGCACTTGTGACACCGGGGACCATCTCTGCATTTATCCCGTACTTCCTGAGAGTCTCAAGCTCCTCCCCGCCGCGGCCGAAAAGGAAAGGGTCTCCTCCCTTAAGCCGGACGACTGTCTTGTCCTCTTTTGCGTATTTAACCATCAAAAGCTCTATTTCATCCTGCTCCTTTGTGTGCTTACCGCCGTATTTTCCCACATCTATTTTTTCCACGTCGGGAAGAGCCGAGATTATCTCCTCTCCGGGGAGCTGATCATAAAGGATCACATCAGCGCTGTCTATAACTTCTCTTGCCCGGAATGTCATCAGACCAAGGCCGCCCGGGCCTGATCCTACAAGATACACTTTGCCTGTCATTTCTCTGCCTCTTTTAGTTATCAGTTATTCCAAGTTCGCTTCTTGCTTCCTCAATCAGGTCATAAGCCATTGCCTTAAGTTTTTTCCCGATAAGCCGGCCTTCTTCGGTTGTCTCTCCATTGTCCTCGATTCTCTGGTACCTTTTGCCGTCAAGAGAGAGAACCTCGGCTATAAGAAAACCGTCGCAACAGTACACGCCCTGCGGCGTGAAGCACCCTCCTTCAATCTCCTCCATAACTGCACGCTCAACACCAGAATCGTTTCGGGTCTGCGGGTCATCAAGGCATGAAAGGACCTTTTCTGTTTCAGGGTCGTCCCTGCATACAACGGCAATAATGCCCTGGTTCGGAGACGGCACGTACCACTGCGGGATAAGCCTTGTCCCCGGAAGTTTCAGGCCCAAACGCTGCATGCCTGCCTCGGCAAGAACTATCGCGTCATATTCCCCTTCTTTCAGTTTTCTTATCCTTGTGTCGACGTTTCCCCTAAGCTCTTTTATCTCGGGGTTCAGGTTTCCCCTCAGGAGCTGTGCCTTTCGTCTCGTGCTTGATGTGCCTACGACTTTAACGTCCTCAAGCGGGCATTCATGGACAAGAAAATCACATGGGGAATCCCTTTTGAGGACTGCACAGGTTACAACGCCTTTTGGCCTTTTGGCAGGTATGTCTTTCATACTGTGGACCGCGAAATCGACCTCTCCGTTTATTATTGCGTCGTCAAGGGCCCTTACAAATATTCCCTGCCCCCCCACCTTGTGCATCGGGACTCCGGTTTTCTCATCTCCAGTGGTCTTCACCACCACAGTCTCGGTGTCTATTCCTCTTTCGTTAAGCATACCGCAGACTCTTTTTGTCTGGGCCATCGCAAGGCGCGAGCCTCTTGTACCTACCTTCAAAGACATCTGCAGTAAGCCTCAGCTATTTTTTCAATGTCGTCTCTGCTGTGAGCTGCAGAGATGAAATTGGTCTCAAACTGCGATGGAGGAAGGAATATTCCGGATTTAAGCATCTTCTTCCAGAAAAAGGAGAACTTTTCCGTGTCGCTCTCCTTTGCTTCTACGTAGTTTTTTGGGTGCGTCTTCCTGAAGAAGAGCTTGAACATGGACCCGAGCCTCACGAACGAGTCCCGGTACTTTTCAGGCAGAGTCTCCTGGATGGTCCGGGTATTTTCATCAAGCCTGTCGTAGAGGTTTTTGTCTTTGTGAATTTCCTCCAGGTTTGCAATCCCGGAGGCCATCGTAAGCGGGTTGCCGCTGAATGTCCCTGCCTGGTAGACAGGTCCTGCGGGTGCGACAAGCTCCATTATGTCGCGCCTTCCACCAAATACTCCTATGGGAAGACCTCCGCCTGCTACTTTTCCAAGAGTTGTAAGGTCAGGTGTTATCCCGTACTTTACCTGGGCTCCACCTATTCCTATCCTGTAACCGCAGATGACCTCGTCGCATATTAAAAGGACGTCGTTTTCGCGGGTTATCTTTCTGACTTCTTTGAGGTAGTCTTTTTCGGGAAGGACAGGCCCGATGTTTCCCATAACAGGTTCGATAATAAAGGCTGCAATGTCATCACCTTTTGAGACAATCTCTTCAAGTGATTCTATATCGTTATACGGCACCTGTGCGGTATGGGACACAATCTCAGGGATTACTCCGGCAGAGTCGGGGACGCCCATCGTCGTCGCACCGGAACCTGCCTGGATTAAAACACCGTCATGTGCACCGTGGAAACCTCCTTCGACTTTTATTATGTCTTTTTTTCCTGTAAACCCACGTGCAAGTCTTATTGCAGCCATAGTCGCTTCCGAGCCGCTTGAAACGAACCTGCACATGTCAACCGAAGGGTGGTCGGTGATAATTCTCTCGGCAAGCTTAATCTCAAGTTCGCACGGAGTGCCGTAAAGCCACCCCTTCTCGAGCTGCGCCTTTATAGCCTCTTCAACTTCCTTTGGCCTGTGACCGAGAAGAAGCGGTCCGTAGCCCATGCAGCAGTCTGTCAGGACATTGCCGTCTTCGGTTGTAATCTTTGATCCTTCGGCCGATTTTACGTAGAACGGGTAAGGTTTTATCGCTCTTACGGGACTGCTGACTCCTCCAGGCATCAGTCCTTTTGCTTTTTCAAAAAGTTCACTGCTTTTCATCAAGCCACCCTGCCGCATTTTCTGCATAATATGTAATGATAAGGTCTGCCCCTGCTCTTTTAATCGATACAAGGCTTTCCAGAACTATTCTTTTCTCGTCAATCCACCCGTTTTCAGAGGCCGCCTTTATCATCGAGTACTCGCCGCTTACCTGGTAGGCTGCAACGGGCAGACCGAGAGTTGCGACAGAGGCTATTACATCATGATAAAATCCGGCAGGTTTTACCATCAAAATATCAGCACCCTCATCAAGGTCGGTTTCGGATTCGAGAAACGCTTCTCTTGAATTCTCATAGGCCATCTGGTATGTCGAGCGGTCGCCGAAACTCATACCGGAGTCTGCTGCGTCCCTGAAAGGCCCGTAAAGTGCACTCGAAAATTTCGTTGAGTATGACATTACCGGGACCTCTTCGAACCCCGCGTCGTCAAGTGCCTCTCTTATTTTGAGGACCATCCCGTCAAGCATGCATGACGGTGCAACCATATCGCAGCCTGATTCTGCATGAGATACCGCAATACGGGCCATAAGCTCAAGCGATTCGTCGTTTAAAAGGTCAGGACCGCCGCAGGTCTCTCCTATTATCCCGCAGTGGCCGTGGTCAGTGTACTCACATGCGCACACATCGGTTATGACAACCATCCCCGGAACCTTTGATTTAATCTCCGCGACAGCTTTCTGGACGACTCCGTCTTTAATCCAGGCGGATGTTCCGGCAGGGTCTTTGTCTTTTGGGATTCCGAATATAAGCATGGCACGGATTCCCTTTGATTTTACTCTCTCTGCAACGGCGCCTGCTTCAGATACAGGATACCTGAACTGGCCGGGCATTGATTCAACAGGTTTTTTTTCAGAGATTGTTTCGTCAAAGAAATACGGTGCAATAAGATCATCTTTTGTAAGTACCGTCTCCTTGAACAGAGGCTGGAGTATTCTTTTTCTTAATCTTCTAAGTCTTCTTTGGGGGAACATGGTTTTTCACCTCTGGTAATTGCAAGAACGAGTTTTTCTGCGTTTCTCATATCTCCACATTCAGCGCAGCTTCTTACTGCAAATGTGGCATCTGTAAGAAGTTTTTTTACTATAACTCTTGAAAAATCATCCAGTATCTCTTTTGTCCTGTCATCGGCATAAGAGATTCTTCCAAGGGCCTTGTCACG comes from the Methanomicrobium sp. W14 genome and includes:
- the cobA gene encoding uroporphyrinogen-III C-methyltransferase; its protein translation is MTGKVYLVGSGPGGLGLMTFRAREVIDSADVILYDQLPGEEIISALPDVEKIDVGKYGGKHTKEQDEIELLMVKYAKEDKTVVRLKGGDPFLFGRGGEELETLRKYGINAEMVPGVTSAIAVPECVGIPVTHRKFASQVTFLTGHEDPSKKDSAINWEWLAGSPGTIVILMGVKNLPNIAKALIENGMKKDKPVAIIERGLRPDQRVTTGTLENIAETAQKKGVKAPAIIVIGEVVSLYKE
- the hemC gene encoding hydroxymethylbilane synthase, with the translated sequence MSLKVGTRGSRLAMAQTKRVCGMLNERGIDTETVVVKTTGDEKTGVPMHKVGGQGIFVRALDDAIINGEVDFAVHSMKDIPAKRPKGVVTCAVLKRDSPCDFLVHECPLEDVKVVGTSSTRRKAQLLRGNLNPEIKELRGNVDTRIRKLKEGEYDAIVLAEAGMQRLGLKLPGTRLIPQWYVPSPNQGIIAVVCRDDPETEKVLSCLDDPQTRNDSGVERAVMEEIEGGCFTPQGVYCCDGFLIAEVLSLDGKRYQRIEDNGETTEEGRLIGKKLKAMAYDLIEEARSELGITDN
- the hemL gene encoding glutamate-1-semialdehyde 2,1-aminomutase gives rise to the protein MKSSELFEKAKGLMPGGVSSPVRAIKPYPFYVKSAEGSKITTEDGNVLTDCCMGYGPLLLGHRPKEVEEAIKAQLEKGWLYGTPCELEIKLAERIITDHPSVDMCRFVSSGSEATMAAIRLARGFTGKKDIIKVEGGFHGAHDGVLIQAGSGATTMGVPDSAGVIPEIVSHTAQVPYNDIESLEEIVSKGDDIAAFIIEPVMGNIGPVLPEKDYLKEVRKITRENDVLLICDEVICGYRIGIGGAQVKYGITPDLTTLGKVAGGGLPIGVFGGRRDIMELVAPAGPVYQAGTFSGNPLTMASGIANLEEIHKDKNLYDRLDENTRTIQETLPEKYRDSFVRLGSMFKLFFRKTHPKNYVEAKESDTEKFSFFWKKMLKSGIFLPPSQFETNFISAAHSRDDIEKIAEAYCRCL
- the hemB gene encoding porphobilinogen synthase encodes the protein MFPQRRLRRLRKRILQPLFKETVLTKDDLIAPYFFDETISEKKPVESMPGQFRYPVSEAGAVAERVKSKGIRAMLIFGIPKDKDPAGTSAWIKDGVVQKAVAEIKSKVPGMVVITDVCACEYTDHGHCGIIGETCGGPDLLNDESLELMARIAVSHAESGCDMVAPSCMLDGMVLKIREALDDAGFEEVPVMSYSTKFSSALYGPFRDAADSGMSFGDRSTYQMAYENSREAFLESETDLDEGADILMVKPAGFYHDVIASVATLGLPVAAYQVSGEYSMIKAASENGWIDEKRIVLESLVSIKRAGADLIITYYAENAAGWLDEKQ